A stretch of DNA from Acidobacteriota bacterium:
CGCAAGAGCAACGCCGATCATTCCCGTCGTCATATGAAGCTTGACGTTGCGAGTTCGGATGAGCGCCGTCTGCATCACAAAGTAAAGCACCCAGGCGGACATTATTATGCCGTGTGCGTGGACAAGAGCATTCGCGACCGCCGGCACATCGAACAGGAAGCTGAAATAATACGACTTGAAATAGCCGATAAGGACAATTAGCGGAAAGCCGATCGCCGTCGCAAGGTGCAGCTTTCGCTCCGCCAGCCGTGGACTCAAAACTGAAACATTCGCAGCCATAAAAACTCTCCCGCAAACTTACGCGAAAGACGTGGCCGGGAAATATCAGCGGAGCTTATTTCAATTGAGGAACTCGGTAACGGGTGGCTCGGCGAAAACCGGAGCGTCGAACGCGGGCTGCTCTTCTTCAAGGTCCCAGACCTCAAAAAGTTCCGCCGGGCATTCGGTGATGAAACGCGAAGGTTTTTGGAGCACGGTCTGCCGGTTGTAGTCGGTCATCAGCAGCGGATAGGTCAGATAAAGCTCGTCCTTTGCCCGCGTCAGGGCGACGTACCAGAGCCGGCGTTCTTCCTCTTCGGCGTCGATCTCGCGGAGCGATTTGGGCGAGGGGAATTTGCCCTCGGCCGCCCAAATGATGAACACCGCTTTCCACTCAAGGCCCTTTGCCTGATGGACGCTGGTGAGCGTCAGCAACTCGTCGTCCTCGCCGCCCTCGACCACCTCTTCACCGACGATCGGCTGCGGCTCCTTGAACCGCTCGGTCGCGAGCAGGGCAAGTTCGGAGAGCAATCCTTCGGTCGATTCATATCGCTGGCCAAACTGCGCCAGGCCGCGGATGTCTTCGCTCCGGGCCTCGGCGTTCTCAAAATTTTCGAGCAGATACTGCTCGTAACCATTCCCAAAGATATGCGTGATCTGGCGCGCCGGCCGGTCGCGGAATTCGTCGGAGACGAGGGTTTCGAGGAGCTTTATCAGGTCTTCAAGCCCGCGGCGTGCTCCGCGCGATGCGTTGGTCGATGCCTTTAGCCGAGAAATCGCGGTGACGATTAGCCCCGCCGTCAGCGTAGGCGAGTCATCCGAAAATACAGGTGGCTGTAATTGAACGAACTGGCCGCCCGCTAACGCAGGCGGTTCTGACAGGCTGATCGCCTCGAAGACTCGGTTGGCCGTTACGTTGCCGACGCCCGGTATCAGTTTCAAGATGCGTTTCCATGCAAGCTCGTCACGCGGGTTGATCAGCACGCGGAGATAGGAGACGACGTCCTTTATGTGAGCCTGCTCGAAGAACCGGACGCCGGATTGCACCCGATAGGGAATGTTCCGCCGCGAGAGTTCGAGTTGGAGTTCGATCGAGTGATAGTGCGAGCGGTAAAGAACGGCCATTTCCTCGAGGCTCGTGCCCTCATCGCGAAGTTCGAGTATCCGTGAGGCGACGAATGCCGACTGCTGCTCGACGTCAGAGCAGGGCACAAGCGCAGGCTTGAAGTCCCGCGATCGCTTAACGGCCTTAAGCATTTTCGGGAACTGCCGACGGTTCGCTGCTATGGACGTATTTGCAAGGCCGAGTATCTCAGGCGTTGACCGGTAGTTCGTTTCGAGCTTGAAGA
This window harbors:
- a CDS encoding ATP-dependent helicase; the protein is MARYVIKRDASSLPERLTRYKSELNEEQFAVVTAQPKATLVVAGAGTGKTRAITYRVAYLLEQGVSPQRILLATFTNRASREMLRRVEALTGSQNVHRVWGGTFHRIANLILRRHASSLGYDANYSILDSEDAKDLINVCIDEAAIDTKTKRFPKAEVIQDIISYANNTDLPLENVIAGKYPYFEMLTSQIKRVDAVYQARKHERNLMDYDDLLLKLKQLLVEKREIAELYAEQFQHILVDEYQDTNRLQAEIIDLLAVKHRNVMVVGDDAQSIFAWRGAEFTNIYEFPKRYPEAQLFKLETNYRSTPEILGLANTSIAANRRQFPKMLKAVKRSRDFKPALVPCSDVEQQSAFVASRILELRDEGTSLEEMAVLYRSHYHSIELQLELSRRNIPYRVQSGVRFFEQAHIKDVVSYLRVLINPRDELAWKRILKLIPGVGNVTANRVFEAISLSEPPALAGGQFVQLQPPVFSDDSPTLTAGLIVTAISRLKASTNASRGARRGLEDLIKLLETLVSDEFRDRPARQITHIFGNGYEQYLLENFENAEARSEDIRGLAQFGQRYESTEGLLSELALLATERFKEPQPIVGEEVVEGGEDDELLTLTSVHQAKGLEWKAVFIIWAAEGKFPSPKSLREIDAEEEERRLWYVALTRAKDELYLTYPLLMTDYNRQTVLQKPSRFITECPAELFEVWDLEEEQPAFDAPVFAEPPVTEFLN